In a single window of the Zea mays cultivar B73 chromosome 5, Zm-B73-REFERENCE-NAM-5.0, whole genome shotgun sequence genome:
- the LOC103627300 gene encoding DNA repair protein XRCC3 homolog — protein sequence MRPPAPKVPSAASSSSHSQREPRPENPLLLLPSSRFTKLSLGCPLLDRLLCGGLPAASVTEIAGESASGKTQLCLQLALLAPLSPLSASSLFLHSDLPFPLHRLRRLAPKSRPDILDHVLVAAAHSPTDLLSLLARAQRLLANPGRSPHRLPIRLILLDSIASLFRGDFDASPADLRRRSALFFQISAKLKELAYRHQCVVVVTNQVVDVVEGDAGNTVAWSSGRRLSPALGIAWANCVNTRLFLTREVEGNGTSGSARRWMKVAFAPHLPEQSCEFVIRRDGVFGVEPER from the coding sequence ATGCGTCCGCCGGCGCCGAAGGTCCCATCCGCCGCTTCCTCGTCCTCCCACAGCCAGCGCGAGCCCCGCCCGGAGAACCCTCTCCTCCTCCTCCCCTCCTCTCGCTTCACCAAGCTCTCACTCGGCTGTCCCCTCCTCGACCGCCTCCTCTGCGGCGGCCTCCCCGCCGCCTCCGTTACCGAGATAGCCGGCGAGTCTGCCTCTGGAAAGACTCAGCTCTGTCTTCAGCTCGCCCTCCTGGCGCCCCTGTCCCCGCTCTCCGCCTCCTCCCTCTTCCTCCACTCCGACCTCCCATTCCCCCTTCACCGCCTCCGCCGCCTAGCCCCCAAATCCCGCCCCGATATCCTCGACCACGTCCTCGTCGCCGCCGCGCACTCCCCCACCGACCTTCTGTCCCTCCTCGCCCGCGCCCAGCGACTGCTCGCCAACCCCGGCCGCTCCCCGCACCGCCTCCCCATCCGCCTCATCCTCCTCGACTCCATCGCTTCCCTCTTTCGTGGCGACTTCGACGCCTCCCCCGCTGACCTCAGGCGCCGGTCCGCGCTCTTCTTCCAGATATCGGCGAAGCTCAAGGAGCTCGCTTACAGGCACCAGTGTGTGGTGGTGGTGACCAACCAGGTGGTGGACGTGGTGGAGGGGGACGCCGGGAACACCGTGGCGTGGTCGTCGGGGCGCCGTCTGAGCCCGGCGCTCGGGATCGCCTGGGCCAACTGCGTCAACACGCGCCTGTTCCTGACGCGGGAGGTGGAAGGGAATGGCACCAGCGGGAGCGCAAGGAGGTGGATGAAAGTGGCGTTTGCGCCGCACCTGCCAGAGCAATCGTGCGAGTTTGTGATACGGAGGGACGGCGTCTTTGGCGTCGAGCCGGAGAGGTAG